Proteins encoded by one window of Chryseobacterium foetidum:
- a CDS encoding acetyltransferase codes for MKPIIFIGSGSVASEIISYLEDIQTHNPSAEFKIYGFLDDNEESFKINSVKYGFEGDFLGAIKGHQFSDSYSYIFGLGLPEIKAKIAQNFDLEKLDFPNIIHPSAVISKTSKLGKGNVIYPNSVIGPNVSMGNFNLITSYSFISHDCTIGDHNFLSTAGLAGNVDIGNTNFFGIRSTVIPSVRIGSHNTIQAGMVIDKNITDDETVFYRFKEKVTIIKK; via the coding sequence ATGAAACCAATAATTTTTATAGGCAGTGGCTCTGTAGCTTCTGAAATTATTTCTTATTTAGAAGATATTCAAACACACAATCCATCAGCGGAATTTAAAATCTACGGATTTTTAGATGATAATGAAGAATCTTTTAAAATCAATTCAGTAAAATATGGTTTTGAGGGAGATTTTTTGGGTGCAATAAAAGGGCATCAGTTTTCAGATAGCTATTCTTATATATTTGGACTGGGACTGCCGGAAATAAAGGCTAAAATTGCTCAGAATTTTGATCTTGAAAAATTAGATTTCCCGAACATTATACATCCGTCAGCAGTGATATCTAAAACGTCCAAGCTAGGGAAAGGAAATGTGATTTACCCCAATTCTGTAATAGGACCTAATGTGTCGATGGGTAATTTTAATCTGATAACATCCTACAGCTTTATAAGCCACGACTGCACTATTGGTGATCATAATTTTCTTTCTACAGCAGGCCTTGCTGGTAACGTAGATATAGGAAATACAAATTTTTTTGGTATTCGCAGTACCGTGATTCCTTCAGTGAGAATTGGATCACACAATACAATTCAGGCAGGAATGGTGATAGACAAAAATATTACGGATGATGAAACTGTCTTTTATAGATTTAAAGAAAAAGTTACTATTATTAAAAAATAG
- a CDS encoding MBL fold metallo-hydrolase: protein MVNIKSFINSPVDSVTYILSNPDNAEALVIDPGTQDDERISSYIEENKLKLMYIFLTHEHFDHILGVNFLRSRFHDVKVVSSEKTSERLVNPKKNLAIFHNQINLVVNKSDINVEEGKLKMIGLEFEVFRTPGHTDSSISLKLGNSFFSGDFLLQGTRIVTNLPTGCKTQYKESVEKYSAILDKSTVFPGHGGKYIYKK from the coding sequence ATGGTTAATATTAAGTCTTTTATAAATTCACCTGTAGATTCTGTAACCTATATCCTATCGAATCCCGATAATGCTGAAGCTCTCGTGATTGATCCCGGAACTCAAGATGACGAAAGAATTAGCAGTTATATCGAAGAAAATAAGCTGAAATTAATGTATATCTTTCTTACCCATGAGCATTTCGATCATATTTTGGGAGTAAATTTTTTAAGGAGTAGGTTTCATGACGTAAAAGTTGTTTCTTCAGAGAAAACATCTGAACGCCTGGTTAATCCCAAGAAAAATCTGGCCATCTTTCATAACCAGATTAATCTGGTGGTAAATAAATCAGATATCAACGTTGAAGAAGGTAAACTAAAAATGATAGGTTTAGAGTTTGAAGTTTTTAGAACACCCGGTCACACAGACTCGTCAATAAGTTTGAAACTGGGCAACTCTTTTTTTTCGGGAGATTTTTTATTGCAGGGTACCAGAATTGTTACTAATTTACCAACAGGTTGCAAAACGCAGTATAAAGAAAGTGTAGAGAAATATAGCGCAATACTTGATAAATCAACTGTCTTTCCAGGTCACGGTGGAAAATATATTTATAAAAAATAA